From the Streptococcus oralis ATCC 35037 genome, one window contains:
- the pepT gene encoding peptidase T — MTYPNLLDRFLTYVKVNTRSDEHSTTTPSTQSQVDFATNVLIPEMKRVGLQNVYYLPNGFAIGTLPANDPSLTRKIGFISHMDTADFNAEGVNPQVIENYDGGVIDLGDSGFKLDPADFKSLEKYPGQTLITTDGTTLLGADDKSGIAEIMTAIEYLTAHPEIKHCEIRVGFGPDEEIGVGANKFDAEDFNVDFAYTVDGGPLGELQYETFSAAAAELHFQGRNVHPGTAKGQMVNALQLAIDFHNQLPENDRPELTDGYQGFYHLMDVSGSVEEARASYIIRDFEKDSFEARKAAMQAIADKMNQELGNNRVTLTLTDQYYNMKEVIEKDMTPVTIAKAVMEDLGITPIIEPIRGGTDGSKISFMGIPTPNIFAGGENMHGRFEYVSLQTMERAVDTIIGIVAYKD, encoded by the coding sequence ATGACTTATCCGAACCTTTTAGATCGTTTCTTGACCTACGTTAAGGTCAATACGCGTTCTGATGAACACTCTACTACTACTCCAAGTACGCAAAGCCAGGTAGATTTTGCGACCAATGTTCTTATTCCTGAAATGAAACGTGTCGGTCTGCAAAACGTCTACTACCTTCCAAATGGTTTTGCTATTGGTACCTTACCAGCTAATGATCCCAGCCTTACACGCAAGATTGGCTTCATCTCCCACATGGATACTGCTGATTTTAATGCTGAGGGAGTTAATCCGCAAGTCATTGAAAATTACGATGGTGGAGTTATCGACTTGGGTGATTCTGGATTTAAACTCGATCCTGCTGATTTCAAGAGCCTTGAGAAATATCCAGGCCAAACGCTTATCACAACTGATGGCACGACCTTGCTGGGTGCTGATGACAAGTCAGGGATTGCTGAAATTATGACTGCTATTGAATATCTGACTGCTCATCCCGAAATCAAACACTGTGAGATTCGAGTTGGTTTTGGACCAGATGAAGAAATCGGTGTTGGAGCTAACAAATTTGATGCTGAAGACTTTAACGTTGACTTTGCCTATACTGTTGATGGTGGTCCGCTAGGTGAGCTTCAGTATGAAACTTTCTCAGCAGCTGCTGCTGAGCTTCATTTCCAAGGGCGCAATGTTCACCCTGGTACTGCTAAAGGACAGATGGTCAATGCCCTTCAGCTAGCGATTGATTTTCATAATCAACTTCCAGAGAATGACCGACCTGAATTGACAGATGGTTATCAAGGTTTCTATCATCTTATGGATGTGTCAGGTAGTGTTGAGGAGGCGCGTGCAAGCTACATCATTCGAGATTTTGAAAAGGATTCCTTTGAAGCTCGTAAAGCAGCTATGCAAGCCATCGCTGACAAGATGAATCAAGAGCTTGGGAATAATCGCGTGACCTTAACTCTGACAGACCAGTACTACAATATGAAGGAAGTCATTGAGAAAGACATGACTCCTGTAACCATTGCCAAAGCCGTAATGGAGGATCTGGGAATCACGCCAATTATCGAACCAATTCGTGGTGGAACAGATGGGTCTAAGATTTCCTTTATGGGGATCCCAACTCCTAATATCTTTGCTGGTGGTGAAAACATGCATGGACGTTTTGAATACGTGAGTCTTCAGACCATGGAGCGTGCGGTGGATACCATCATTGGTATTGTAGCTTATAAAGACTAA